The proteins below come from a single Parcubacteria group bacterium genomic window:
- a CDS encoding DUF2341 domain-containing protein: protein MPTLKQKFQRTMLTILRGLFKFARFLKKLRSDLRHPKGPTLTSGSPKPPGGASLRHWVAYRQVALAILLVLIILPIYFFFSGRNTQASWWNDTWGFRKKITINKSQVAGELQNFPVLVSITDTNLITGAQTDGDDLVFTDSTGKKLSHEIESYTSGTGALIAWVKLPNLTQAKDTEIYLYYGNATATSQQDKMNVWDGNYKMVQHMNQDPSGTAPQMLDSTANANNGTSNGTMTSGDSVDAKVGKGLDFDGGDDYVDTAVDLDDYPITGCAWIKPQADDSWMSQFIGDADFEFNMGNDGGVYYLNIYNNRGVLNSANGSIILDQWQYVCATIDVDNMAKLYINGNLVAGPTDIDDPWHIGNGFVIGARQGYTSQFPGSIEEVKISNTVRNPEWIATEYANQNNPLAFLTVSGKQETSPGGPVGYWSFDEGQGTTAHDETSNKNNGTITGATWKPESECVSGGCLYFNGTSAYATIPDSNSLDSPNGYTVSHWIKLTADNANFKTVVNKGLDTFNYYTTLDETEQPVITGDYLVGGTLEINKWYYMSATYDATTGYQKLYINGKFDSQYNGSYGGGINVVNDQQVIIGAYYSSGSYHEFFPGYIDEVKIYPYARTQAQILQDYNAGLASQSAPQGASAAFGSESTKWLTDGLVGYWKMDEASWNGTSGEVKDASGNNNNGTSAGGVTTAGGKFGNGGSFDGVDDYVQAPYINTFDTGDFSIESWIKIDTLDRYQWFFDIGDANGTDRRVSLGIRGNSNNLTFGFYGDDFDNVKLMEADTWYHIVATFKRNTKLQEVFVNGVSQGTRISTGVPDINTGADSGNGAQIGQMTTYFFDGQIDETRIYNRALSPAEIKKLYQWAPGPVAYWKFDEKTGQNFYNSEQPTGEGVLGTTSSAEAEDPVWTTGKYGSALVFDSSVPDEANFPDSGTNSPYDFQLGKTITISLWVNPEAYAGESNLIFKGATLNENYGFALIGAYPTLYYRRVDNSDWSSWQVASAGVPLNEWSYLTLEYTFGQGSSIKAFLNGNPVSGSWVSGTGNEAPIANDNAGFVFGTSSWDEALKGKMDDVRIYNYARTQQQILEDMLGTPEPAGGGGNGQPIVNYDFNEGYGSVAHNSGLGCRDASQCVSTNANLGVGSSAPTWTNDGKNGKALSFDGVNDYVSVPDSTALRPAALTLSTWIKQNGGGGTMINKAYGTTSGKSYSFSTTCLYAGGTHFEIQTNNGYPYWETPCGTLPYPDNNWHHLVVTFSPVRGDASDSKTYIDGKEIATIYSANGYGAGGSLQYSSDDLNIGRNNSYDPPINYFGGQLDDVKIYPYALTEDEIKTDYNSGASAQWGSAGTAASTGAPTNSAGGEYCVPGDTTACAAPVGEWKMEEKVKGDAKTIYDTSGNGNNGTTHYGANTTGMDCSVPGKAGTACSFDGVDDYADLGNDPSIQLTHTGTVSAWVKFTTSTVNWPAIVGNANWDTDRNGYMLFANGDNPGDFALQLHDSSSYIYIVSDKNGYNDNSWHYVAGTFDGSYLRIYVDGISAATPVAQTLDVVSGVYNLTVGKDPATSADYWTGQIDQVRIYNYARTPAQIAWEYNQGQPVAQWNFDECQGATVHDESLNRNDGTINLGASGQTTAGTCSANADTPWYNGRTGKYGASLNFDGVGDYVNAGSPVALDNMATFSACAWIYPTKTDALIVAKHGLSYFGWDLYIWNTNHLGMSIANTTSDYIALRETPDNLIVFNSWQYVCGVYSGGIGANSVHLFINGEEIVAAYTNRGSGTRIDDSSGDVFMGDNTYSSYPFGGKIDEVKIFNYALTAEQVKQLYNNSSALNFQ from the coding sequence ATGCCAACCCTAAAACAAAAATTCCAACGCACAATGCTAACCATCCTCCGTGGCCTGTTTAAATTTGCCAGATTTTTGAAAAAACTAAGGTCGGACCTTAGGCACCCAAAAGGTCCGACCTTAACTTCCGGTTCTCCGAAGCCACCCGGTGGCGCAAGCTTGCGCCACTGGGTGGCTTACAGGCAAGTAGCCCTTGCCATTCTTCTCGTCCTCATAATTTTACCCATCTATTTTTTCTTCTCAGGAAGAAACACCCAAGCCTCCTGGTGGAACGACACTTGGGGATTTCGCAAAAAAATCACCATCAATAAATCCCAAGTGGCAGGGGAGTTGCAAAACTTTCCGGTGCTAGTTTCCATCACGGACACCAATCTCATCACCGGTGCTCAAACAGACGGCGATGATTTGGTATTCACCGATTCCACCGGAAAAAAACTCTCGCACGAAATCGAATCCTACACCTCCGGCACTGGCGCCCTCATTGCTTGGGTAAAATTACCCAATCTCACTCAAGCCAAAGATACGGAAATTTATCTTTACTATGGCAATGCTACCGCCACTAGCCAACAAGACAAAATGAATGTGTGGGATGGAAACTACAAAATGGTCCAACATATGAACCAGGATCCTTCGGGCACGGCTCCGCAAATGCTGGACTCCACCGCTAACGCGAACAATGGAACAAGTAATGGCACAATGACGAGTGGGGATTCGGTTGACGCGAAAGTGGGGAAAGGGTTGGATTTTGATGGGGGGGATGATTATGTGGATACAGCTGTTGACTTGGATGATTATCCGATAACGGGTTGCGCTTGGATAAAGCCACAAGCGGATGATAGTTGGATGTCTCAATTTATTGGTGATGCTGATTTCGAGTTTAATATGGGTAATGATGGTGGGGTTTATTATTTAAACATTTATAATAATCGAGGCGTTCTAAATAGTGCAAATGGCAGTATCATACTTGACCAGTGGCAATATGTTTGTGCGACAATAGACGTTGATAATATGGCAAAGTTATATATCAATGGCAATCTTGTTGCGGGACCGACTGATATTGATGATCCTTGGCACATTGGTAACGGGTTTGTTATTGGAGCGAGGCAGGGTTATACAAGTCAATTTCCAGGAAGCATTGAAGAAGTTAAAATTTCCAACACTGTCCGCAACCCCGAATGGATCGCCACGGAATATGCTAATCAGAATAATCCATTGGCGTTTTTGACTGTTTCGGGAAAGCAGGAAACTAGCCCCGGCGGACCGGTCGGCTATTGGTCATTCGACGAAGGCCAAGGCACAACGGCGCACGACGAAACATCAAACAAAAACAACGGCACCATCACCGGTGCGACGTGGAAGCCGGAGAGTGAGTGTGTGAGTGGAGGGTGTCTATATTTCAACGGAACCAGCGCTTATGCGACAATTCCAGATAGTAATTCACTGGATTCACCCAATGGCTATACTGTCAGTCATTGGATCAAATTGACAGCGGATAATGCGAATTTTAAGACTGTTGTAAATAAAGGATTGGATACTTTCAATTATTATACCACTCTGGATGAAACAGAGCAGCCAGTAATAACCGGAGACTATTTAGTCGGTGGGACACTGGAAATTAATAAGTGGTACTATATGTCTGCAACATACGATGCGACGACTGGTTATCAGAAGCTTTATATTAATGGCAAGTTTGATTCTCAATATAATGGATCATATGGCGGGGGTATAAATGTTGTCAATGATCAGCAGGTCATCATCGGAGCCTATTATTCAAGTGGCTCTTACCACGAATTTTTTCCCGGCTATATCGATGAAGTTAAAATCTACCCCTACGCCCGCACGCAAGCGCAGATTTTGCAGGATTATAATGCAGGCTTGGCAAGCCAAAGCGCCCCCCAAGGCGCGTCGGCTGCTTTCGGTTCAGAGTCAACAAAATGGCTGACCGACGGCCTGGTCGGCTATTGGAAAATGGACGAAGCGAGTTGGAACGGCACGAGCGGAGAAGTGAAAGATGCCAGTGGCAACAATAATAACGGAACATCCGCCGGAGGCGTCACGACCGCCGGAGGAAAATTTGGGAATGGGGGGAGTTTTGATGGGGTGGATGATTATGTGCAAGCACCATATATTAATACTTTTGATACGGGCGATTTTTCAATTGAATCATGGATTAAAATAGATACTCTTGATAGATATCAATGGTTTTTTGACATAGGCGATGCAAATGGCACTGATAGGCGCGTTTCATTAGGGATTAGAGGTAATAGTAATAATCTAACCTTTGGTTTTTATGGTGATGATTTTGATAATGTTAAGTTAATGGAAGCAGATACTTGGTATCATATTGTTGCCACATTTAAACGTAATACGAAATTGCAAGAAGTTTTTGTTAATGGCGTGAGTCAGGGTACAAGAATTTCAACAGGTGTTCCAGATATAAATACTGGAGCTGATTCGGGAAACGGCGCTCAAATTGGCCAAATGACTACTTATTTTTTTGATGGCCAAATCGACGAAACCCGCATCTACAACCGCGCGCTTTCGCCCGCTGAAATTAAAAAACTCTACCAGTGGGCACCCGGCCCGGTAGCCTATTGGAAATTTGATGAAAAAACCGGTCAGAATTTCTATAATTCCGAGCAACCGACTGGAGAAGGAGTTTTGGGTACGACCAGTTCCGCCGAAGCCGAGGACCCGGTTTGGACAACGGGAAAATATGGCAGTGCACTAGTTTTCGACAGTAGCGTTCCCGATGAAGCGAATTTTCCTGATTCCGGCACTAACAGCCCCTATGATTTCCAATTGGGCAAAACGATTACAATTTCCCTTTGGGTCAATCCCGAAGCATATGCCGGTGAGAGCAATCTTATTTTCAAAGGAGCCACATTGAATGAAAACTATGGCTTTGCGCTAATTGGAGCTTATCCGACTCTTTATTATCGTCGAGTGGATAATTCTGATTGGTCGTCGTGGCAGGTAGCTAGTGCTGGTGTGCCATTGAATGAGTGGTCGTATCTCACCCTCGAATATACTTTCGGGCAAGGCAGTTCCATCAAGGCTTTTTTGAATGGAAACCCGGTAAGTGGAAGCTGGGTTAGCGGTACGGGCAATGAAGCGCCAATTGCTAATGATAATGCCGGTTTTGTTTTTGGCACCTCAAGTTGGGATGAAGCGCTCAAAGGAAAAATGGATGATGTGAGAATCTACAACTACGCCCGCACCCAACAGCAGATTTTAGAGGATATGCTTGGCACGCCGGAGCCAGCAGGCGGAGGTGGCAATGGCCAACCAATTGTAAATTATGATTTCAACGAAGGCTACGGCTCTGTGGCGCATAATTCCGGGCTGGGTTGTAGAGACGCATCGCAATGCGTCTCTACGAATGCAAATCTGGGCGTCGGCTCATCCGCGCCGACTTGGACTAATGACGGCAAAAATGGCAAGGCTTTGAGTTTTGATGGGGTGAATGATTATGTCAGCGTGCCGGATAGTACAGCCCTACGTCCGGCTGCACTTACACTTTCTACTTGGATAAAACAAAATGGGGGGGGTGGAACGATGATAAATAAGGCCTACGGCACTACTTCAGGAAAGAGTTATTCTTTCTCCACTACGTGTCTATATGCAGGAGGAACGCATTTTGAAATACAAACAAACAACGGTTATCCCTATTGGGAAACGCCATGCGGCACACTCCCATATCCAGATAATAATTGGCACCATCTGGTGGTGACATTTTCTCCAGTGCGGGGAGATGCTTCAGATTCAAAAACATATATTGATGGTAAGGAAATCGCAACAATTTATTCGGCAAATGGTTATGGGGCAGGAGGTTCATTACAATATTCATCGGATGATTTAAATATTGGCAGAAATAACTCATATGATCCTCCGATAAATTATTTCGGTGGACAGCTTGACGACGTCAAAATCTACCCCTACGCTCTCACCGAAGACGAAATTAAAACCGATTACAACTCCGGTGCTTCGGCGCAGTGGGGTTCGGCGGGCACGGCCGCTTCGACTGGCGCGCCGACCAATTCCGCCGGAGGAGAATATTGCGTGCCGGGCGACACAACCGCTTGCGCCGCGCCGGTGGGGGAATGGAAGATGGAAGAAAAAGTCAAAGGCGATGCAAAAACGATTTATGACACATCAGGCAACGGCAACAACGGCACAACACATTACGGCGCCAATACAACCGGAATGGATTGTAGTGTACCGGGAAAAGCGGGGACAGCGTGTAGCTTTGATGGGGTGGACGATTATGCGGATCTGGGAAATGATCCATCAATCCAGCTGACCCACACTGGAACAGTTTCGGCTTGGGTTAAATTTACTACTAGTACAGTAAATTGGCCAGCAATAGTCGGAAATGCTAACTGGGATACTGACAGAAATGGATATATGTTATTTGCCAATGGTGATAATCCCGGTGATTTTGCTTTGCAATTACATGATTCAAGTAGCTATATATATATTGTGAGCGATAAAAATGGCTACAATGATAATTCGTGGCACTACGTTGCTGGAACATTTGATGGCAGTTATCTTAGAATTTATGTTGATGGCATATCCGCGGCCACTCCGGTCGCCCAAACCCTAGATGTCGTTTCGGGTGTTTATAATCTTACGGTTGGAAAAGATCCAGCGACTAGCGCAGATTATTGGACCGGCCAAATCGACCAAGTCCGCATCTACAACTACGCCCGCACTCCGGCGCAAATTGCTTGGGAATATAACCAAGGGCAACCGGTGGCGCAGTGGAATTTTGATGAATGCCAAGGCGCGACGGTGCATGATGAAAGTTTGAATCGTAATGACGGGACGATCAATCTGGGCGCCTCTGGTCAAACAACCGCCGGCACTTGCAGTGCCAACGCCGACACCCCCTGGTACAACGGACGAACCGGAAAATACGGCGCCAGTTTGAATTTTGATGGGGTGGGGGATTATGTGAATGCGGGATCGCCAGTAGCATTGGATAATATGGCAACATTTTCAGCTTGCGCCTGGATTTATCCGACTAAAACTGATGCCTTGATTGTTGCAAAACATGGCCTCTCTTATTTTGGGTGGGATTTGTATATCTGGAATACTAATCACTTAGGCATGTCAATTGCAAATACGACGAGTGACTATATTGCTTTAAGGGAAACGCCAGATAATTTAATAGTCTTTAATAGCTGGCAGTATGTTTGTGGTGTCTATTCCGGCGGGATAGGCGCTAATAGTGTTCATTTATTTATAAACGGAGAAGAGATAGTAGCTGCATATACTAACAGGGGAAGCGGCACCAGGATTGATGATTCGTCAGGCGATGTTTTTATGGGTGATAATACATATTCTAGTTATCCGTTTGGAGGAAAAATCGACGAAGTCAAAATCTTCAACTACGCCCTCACCGCCGAGCAAGTGAAACAATTGTATAATAATTCTAGCGCGCTCAACTTCCAGTAG
- a CDS encoding ATP-binding protein gives MDLKNIILEQNSHWRTQAEAGYVFRAATEKVRLKSDFIEVIAGVRRSGKSVIFNLLISELVAKCKTHPEEILLVNFDNPVFLSFYKKAEKLDEIIEIAETLTGKKIKYLFLDEVQNIQFWEKWVKAKYDARVFQKIFITGSNANLLAGKYISRLSGRYFAQTVFPFSYKEFLTAKKQEFFSSYAKNFAFKNKLANLFEQYLRQGGFPVAVMTGDAAVLEAYYQTIILKDVIDNNEIRDSYNLKQAAYFLISNTARLFSYNSLAKMLHIHEHTAKEYVELLKEAHLFYDLKKFDYSLHKQNANRRKIYCVDSGLVGKIGFAFSENSGCYLENLVFLELLRSGQEIFYYSEKHECDFVVKDGLKIKKAYQVCYNLNEKNHQREIDGLLEALEKFKLKTGTIITMDQEEEIKIKGKKIRIIPAWRWILETV, from the coding sequence ATGGACTTAAAAAATATAATTTTAGAGCAAAACAGCCATTGGCGAACACAAGCGGAAGCGGGCTATGTTTTTCGAGCGGCCACGGAAAAAGTCAGACTGAAGAGCGATTTTATTGAAGTGATTGCCGGTGTGAGAAGAAGTGGGAAGTCGGTAATTTTTAATTTATTGATCAGTGAGCTGGTGGCTAAGTGCAAAACTCATCCCGAAGAAATCCTGCTGGTTAATTTTGATAACCCGGTCTTTTTATCTTTCTATAAAAAAGCGGAAAAATTAGACGAAATAATCGAAATAGCTGAAACGCTAACCGGCAAAAAAATCAAGTATCTGTTTCTGGACGAAGTGCAAAATATCCAGTTTTGGGAAAAATGGGTTAAGGCGAAATATGACGCGCGGGTTTTCCAAAAAATTTTCATTACCGGTTCTAACGCGAATTTGCTTGCCGGAAAATATATTTCGCGCCTGTCCGGACGTTACTTTGCCCAAACAGTCTTTCCTTTTTCCTACAAGGAATTTTTGACGGCGAAAAAACAAGAATTCTTTTCCTCCTATGCCAAAAACTTCGCATTCAAAAATAAGCTGGCTAATTTGTTTGAGCAATATTTGCGTCAAGGAGGTTTTCCGGTAGCGGTCATGACAGGTGATGCCGCAGTCCTCGAGGCCTACTATCAAACGATAATCCTAAAAGACGTCATTGATAATAATGAAATCAGGGATTCATACAATCTCAAGCAAGCCGCCTATTTTTTAATCAGCAACACCGCTCGCCTTTTTAGCTACAACAGTTTGGCTAAGATGCTTCATATCCATGAGCATACCGCCAAAGAATATGTGGAACTTTTGAAAGAGGCCCATTTGTTTTATGACTTGAAAAAGTTTGATTATTCCCTGCACAAGCAAAATGCCAACCGGCGCAAGATCTATTGCGTTGATAGCGGACTGGTCGGCAAGATCGGTTTTGCTTTTTCAGAAAATAGCGGATGCTATTTGGAAAACCTGGTTTTTTTGGAACTCCTGCGAAGCGGACAAGAAATTTTCTATTACAGCGAAAAGCATGAATGTGATTTTGTGGTGAAAGACGGCTTGAAGATAAAAAAAGCCTACCAAGTGTGTTATAATCTAAATGAAAAGAATCACCAACGAGAAATTGATGGTCTTCTTGAAGCGCTGGAGAAATTCAAATTGAAAACCGGAACAATCATCACGATGGATCAGGAAGAGGAAATCAAAATCAAGGGCAAAAAAATTCGAATTATTCCGGCCTGGCGGTGGATTTTGGAAACCGTCTGA